In one Zobellia galactanivorans genomic region, the following are encoded:
- a CDS encoding DUF5107 domain-containing protein, with amino-acid sequence MSVKVWSEKIMIPTYEIGAAEKNPIFLEKRVYQGSSGKVYPYPVVEKISDEKVEKEWLACFLENDFLKIMILPELGGRVQMAYDKVKKRHFVYYNEVIKPALVGLTGPWISGGIEFNWPQHHRPSTYLPVDYSITENDDQSKTVWCSEMERMSGTKGMAGFTLHPDKAYLEIKVSLYNRTDRPQTFLWWANPAVAVNDDYQSVFPPDVTAVFDHGKRDVSEFPIAKGVYYKFDYSPGTDISRYANIPVPTSYMAMKSDYNFVGGYENDSKGGLLHVANHHISPGKKQWTWGNGDFGKAWDRNLTDANGPYIELMCGVYTDNQPDFTWLKPYEEKSFSQYFMPYQDLGVVKNASKDAMLNLVFEGDRALVKAYATAVYNQATVRLKCKQEVLLEEKYDFRPGRSYASELSIDPDLPQHDFELSILLENGSVLLDWRPEKEPENTIPEPAQAAKEPKDIETNEELFLNGLHLEQYRHATYDPLPYYREALERDPGDIRCNNAMGLWLMGKGKFGKAAPYFLKAYNRQIDRNPNPLDGEPLFNLGLSLSYQGKYAEAYDAFYKSVWDVSFMDPGYFQLSLLDCMKQDWVAALDTVDRSLLRNWHNHKARHLKVAVLRKQGETERALLLIEESLSIDLFNFGLYFEKYLMGNQGAKEELIELMRNDIHNYIEISLDYARAGLFDEAIALIGLGVSHCGPDYPMALYFKAWFLTRSGKDTAALETIKAAEKALPDYCFPHRLEAVLALESAIRVYPECAKAPYYLGNFWYNALQYNDAISCWENSVKNDPSFPTAHRNLALAYYNKRGDFNKALDSMEVAFELDPNDARIFMERDQLYKRLNKSVAFRFENFEKYPQLVLLRDDLYIEKAYLLIIERKYRQAYEWIMQRKFHPWEGGEGKVTKAYTSSLIGMAREAFVKKDFKAAMENLEKARTYPHNLGEGKLPGAHENEIDYWYGCALEGLGHIEKANLYWRKAASGASEPMAVWFYNDQPPETIFYQGLALIKLKKSKEALKRFGKLISYGEAHLADEVKIDYFAVSLPDLMIWDENLDLRNKMHCQYLMALGYKGIEGGRKLAEELFEKVMAHTNVTLDMAAIMEIDYPIQTNSAHHQK; translated from the coding sequence ATGAGCGTAAAAGTCTGGAGCGAAAAAATAATGATTCCTACCTATGAAATCGGAGCTGCCGAAAAGAACCCCATTTTTCTTGAAAAAAGGGTGTATCAAGGCAGTAGCGGAAAAGTATACCCCTATCCGGTGGTCGAGAAAATAAGCGACGAAAAGGTCGAAAAGGAATGGCTGGCCTGTTTTCTCGAAAACGATTTTTTAAAAATTATGATTTTACCCGAATTGGGCGGACGTGTACAAATGGCCTACGATAAAGTAAAAAAACGCCATTTTGTATATTATAACGAAGTGATAAAACCGGCATTGGTCGGACTTACGGGGCCGTGGATTTCAGGAGGTATCGAATTTAACTGGCCACAACATCATCGCCCCTCTACCTACCTTCCCGTTGATTATAGCATTACCGAAAATGATGATCAGAGCAAAACGGTTTGGTGCAGTGAAATGGAGCGTATGTCAGGAACCAAGGGCATGGCCGGCTTTACCTTGCATCCCGATAAGGCCTATTTGGAAATAAAGGTAAGCCTCTATAACCGCACCGATAGGCCCCAAACATTTTTGTGGTGGGCCAATCCGGCAGTAGCGGTCAATGATGACTATCAGTCTGTCTTTCCTCCCGATGTTACCGCCGTATTCGATCACGGTAAACGCGATGTTTCCGAATTTCCGATTGCCAAAGGGGTCTATTATAAGTTTGATTATTCCCCGGGTACCGATATTTCGCGTTATGCGAATATTCCCGTACCTACATCGTACATGGCCATGAAGTCGGATTACAATTTTGTCGGGGGCTACGAAAACGATTCTAAGGGAGGCCTGCTACATGTGGCCAATCACCATATTTCCCCTGGAAAAAAACAGTGGACCTGGGGTAATGGGGACTTTGGCAAGGCATGGGACCGAAACCTTACCGATGCCAATGGCCCTTATATTGAGTTGATGTGCGGCGTCTATACCGATAACCAACCCGATTTTACATGGCTCAAGCCTTACGAGGAAAAATCGTTTTCACAGTACTTTATGCCCTACCAAGATCTGGGCGTGGTAAAGAATGCATCAAAAGATGCGATGTTGAACCTCGTATTCGAAGGGGATAGGGCCCTTGTAAAGGCATATGCCACTGCGGTCTATAACCAGGCTACCGTACGACTTAAGTGTAAACAAGAGGTGCTCTTAGAGGAAAAATATGACTTTAGGCCGGGCCGATCGTATGCCTCGGAGCTTAGTATCGATCCCGATTTGCCCCAACACGATTTTGAACTTTCGATCCTATTGGAGAACGGAAGCGTTCTGTTGGATTGGAGACCGGAAAAAGAACCTGAGAATACCATTCCCGAGCCGGCACAGGCGGCTAAGGAACCTAAGGATATAGAAACGAACGAGGAGCTGTTTTTGAACGGACTTCATTTGGAACAATATCGCCATGCCACTTATGACCCCCTGCCGTACTACCGAGAGGCATTGGAGCGCGACCCAGGTGATATCCGTTGTAATAACGCCATGGGCCTATGGTTGATGGGGAAAGGAAAGTTTGGAAAGGCGGCACCATACTTTTTAAAGGCCTACAATAGGCAGATAGACCGCAACCCGAATCCTTTGGATGGGGAGCCTCTTTTTAATCTAGGGCTTTCGCTGTCTTACCAAGGCAAGTATGCCGAAGCCTATGATGCTTTTTATAAGTCCGTTTGGGATGTTTCCTTTATGGATCCTGGGTATTTTCAGCTGTCACTTCTCGATTGTATGAAGCAAGATTGGGTTGCGGCTTTAGATACCGTAGACCGGTCACTGCTACGCAATTGGCATAATCATAAAGCACGCCACTTAAAGGTGGCCGTACTCCGAAAGCAAGGGGAAACCGAACGGGCCCTATTGCTTATCGAGGAGTCTTTATCCATAGACCTTTTCAATTTCGGATTGTATTTTGAAAAGTACCTTATGGGGAACCAAGGGGCTAAAGAAGAACTGATCGAGCTCATGCGCAACGATATTCATAATTATATTGAAATTTCGTTGGATTATGCCCGGGCCGGTTTGTTCGATGAGGCCATAGCCCTGATAGGGTTGGGAGTTTCCCATTGTGGCCCTGACTATCCGATGGCGCTGTACTTTAAAGCTTGGTTTTTGACCCGGTCGGGGAAAGATACCGCTGCCCTTGAAACCATAAAAGCTGCCGAGAAGGCGCTTCCCGATTATTGCTTCCCGCATCGTTTGGAAGCGGTTTTGGCCCTTGAGTCGGCCATACGTGTCTATCCTGAATGTGCTAAGGCGCCTTACTACTTAGGTAATTTTTGGTACAACGCCCTCCAGTACAACGATGCTATTTCGTGTTGGGAAAACTCGGTCAAGAACGACCCTTCTTTTCCAACGGCACATAGAAACCTGGCCTTGGCCTATTACAATAAAAGGGGCGACTTCAACAAGGCCCTTGACTCTATGGAGGTCGCTTTTGAATTAGATCCCAACGATGCCCGAATTTTTATGGAGCGTGATCAACTCTATAAACGGCTGAACAAATCGGTAGCATTTCGGTTTGAAAATTTTGAGAAATATCCGCAATTGGTATTGCTTCGGGATGACCTGTATATCGAAAAAGCCTATCTCTTGATTATAGAAAGGAAATATAGGCAGGCCTACGAATGGATTATGCAAAGGAAGTTTCATCCATGGGAAGGTGGTGAAGGCAAAGTGACCAAGGCCTATACATCGAGTCTGATAGGTATGGCGCGCGAGGCCTTTGTAAAAAAGGATTTTAAGGCCGCCATGGAAAATTTGGAAAAGGCGAGAACCTATCCCCATAACCTTGGTGAAGGCAAACTGCCGGGTGCCCATGAGAACGAAATCGACTACTGGTACGGCTGTGCCCTTGAGGGGCTTGGCCATATTGAAAAAGCAAATTTGTATTGGAGGAAAGCCGCTTCGGGTGCCAGCGAGCCAATGGCGGTATGGTTCTATAACGATCAGCCGCCTGAAACTATTTTTTATCAGGGCCTTGCCTTGATAAAACTGAAAAAGTCAAAAGAAGCTCTAAAGCGATTTGGAAAACTGATTTCTTACGGGGAGGCCCACCTTGCCGATGAGGTTAAAATCGACTATTTCGCGGTTTCCCTTCCCGATTTGATGATTTGGGATGAAAACCTTGACCTAAGGAATAAAATGCACTGCCAATATTTAATGGCCCTAGGCTATAAGGGTATTGAAGGAGGAAGAAAGTTGGCGGAAGAACTCTTTGAAAAAGTCATGGCCCATACAAATGTCACTTTAGACATGGCCGCCATTATGGAAATCGATTATCCAATACAAACGAATTCAGCACACCACCAAAAATAG
- a CDS encoding FecR family protein, giving the protein MKMKLDEKRILDYFSGEDTPKDRKYIESLFADAEREEELKELLARHWEAFSQDDNFPDKSLGHLFQRPIGKPGCLGGKNISDVFRKIWMAYARVAAMLLLPLGLLYLVCINGQKENVLDQVSSIRINAPLGSKLQFTLPDGSTGWLNSGSTLTYPPQFGETRDVHLIGEAWFDVKKNKHRPFNVVTPDVDISVLGTKFNVVAYKGEKTDVVLESGKVLLKPKGDQQQLSMEPSERVVIDSKTNRVSRSNIVGDNKFSSWKDGKLVFRNDSMEEVAQRLGRWYNVDVTIENHTGKDLRLRAVFVDEDIEEVLRLLKMSFPIDYHIEDRKKDEGHFQFSKRKVKITVR; this is encoded by the coding sequence ATGAAGATGAAATTAGATGAAAAAAGAATTCTTGACTACTTCTCAGGAGAAGATACCCCTAAGGATAGAAAGTACATAGAGTCTCTTTTTGCGGATGCTGAACGGGAAGAAGAATTAAAAGAGTTATTGGCAAGACATTGGGAAGCCTTTTCCCAAGATGATAATTTCCCCGATAAAAGTCTAGGACATTTGTTTCAAAGACCAATCGGCAAGCCGGGTTGTCTAGGAGGTAAAAATATATCCGACGTCTTTCGAAAAATATGGATGGCCTATGCACGTGTTGCCGCGATGTTGCTATTGCCATTGGGACTACTGTACCTAGTATGTATAAATGGGCAAAAAGAAAACGTCCTCGATCAAGTTTCTTCTATTCGTATAAATGCTCCCTTGGGGTCAAAACTTCAATTTACTTTACCCGATGGAAGCACAGGCTGGTTGAATAGTGGTTCGACCCTGACTTACCCACCACAATTTGGAGAAACCCGTGATGTCCATTTAATAGGGGAGGCATGGTTCGATGTGAAGAAGAATAAACACAGGCCCTTTAATGTGGTAACCCCTGATGTTGATATTTCCGTTTTGGGAACCAAATTTAACGTAGTAGCCTACAAGGGAGAAAAAACCGATGTCGTCTTAGAGTCGGGAAAGGTTCTGTTAAAACCTAAAGGAGACCAACAGCAATTATCAATGGAGCCCAGTGAGAGGGTCGTTATCGATTCGAAGACGAACCGAGTAAGTCGTTCGAACATCGTAGGTGACAACAAATTTTCGAGTTGGAAAGATGGCAAATTGGTCTTTCGGAACGATTCAATGGAAGAGGTGGCCCAACGATTGGGCCGATGGTACAATGTCGACGTTACCATAGAAAACCATACAGGTAAAGATTTGAGATTGCGGGCGGTATTTGTAGATGAGGATATTGAGGAGGTATTACGGCTCTTAAAAATGAGTTTCCCTATAGACTATCATATAGAAGATCGAAAAAAGGACGAAGGACACTTTCAGTTTTCAAAGCGAAAGGTCAAAATCACGGTTCGATAA
- a CDS encoding AraC family transcriptional regulator yields the protein MTDVGYFPKAQYHYRERPEGCPEYILIFCAKGKGWIEIEGKRHNLSENQFSIIPKNAPHKYGADYTDPWTIYWIHFNGENTDHFINPFVYPRTLIKTPNSRLRERAYLFEEIYYTLEAGNSLNNLEYSSVLLINLLGSFKYHSLFTQTKTSLNNDPVSIAIALMKENIQKKLSIHEIASSSGLSVSHFCLLFKKKTSHTPIEHFTFLKMQRACHLLDFSTLRINEIAIDIGYDDPYYFTRVFKRVMGKSPSAYRDNIA from the coding sequence GTGACAGACGTCGGTTATTTCCCAAAGGCTCAATATCACTATCGCGAGAGACCCGAGGGCTGTCCGGAATATATTCTTATTTTTTGCGCCAAGGGAAAAGGGTGGATAGAAATCGAAGGGAAGCGGCATAATCTTTCCGAAAACCAGTTTTCCATTATACCTAAAAACGCGCCCCACAAGTATGGTGCGGATTATACCGACCCATGGACCATCTACTGGATACATTTTAACGGGGAAAACACGGATCACTTCATCAACCCCTTTGTCTACCCAAGGACCTTGATAAAGACGCCGAACAGCAGGTTAAGGGAAAGAGCCTATCTTTTTGAGGAAATATACTATACCCTTGAAGCGGGAAATTCATTGAACAATCTAGAATACAGCAGTGTGCTGCTTATCAACCTTCTGGGTTCGTTTAAATACCATTCCCTTTTTACACAGACCAAGACTTCGTTGAACAACGACCCTGTCTCCATAGCCATTGCCCTTATGAAGGAAAACATACAGAAAAAACTTAGTATACATGAAATCGCCTCCTCTTCGGGCCTTTCCGTTTCGCACTTCTGCCTTCTCTTTAAAAAGAAGACCTCCCACACCCCTATCGAACATTTTACCTTCCTAAAAATGCAGCGCGCCTGCCACCTTTTAGATTTCAGCACGCTCCGCATAAATGAAATAGCGATTGACATCGGTTATGACGACCCCTACTATTTTACCAGGGTCTTTAAGCGAGTAATGGGGAAATCACCATCGGCATATCGAGATAACATAGCCTAA
- a CDS encoding TonB-dependent receptor, which yields MEKKPKRGGAEMFTLRKILRIMRITFFLVIVAISSVFANDSYAQHKKLSLKMTDVRLGEVLDKIEKESQFYFLANQESIDLERLVDIDVRNQPISSILDLVLEHTNIRYTVIEKQIVLTNSEIQRIVEPHMSALAQNGIAAVRPVNTMDIGKSAFYQIIRGTVIDEGGQPLPGVNVLAKGTTTGTQTDFDGNYSINVPEGATTLVFSFIGLKSQEIAINGKTVVNVTMIEDATALDEVVLVGYGAVKRSDLTGSVASISSKDISEIPTNTVSNLLQGRAAGVQVTTGDGSPGGGINIRIRGTSTITGSTEPLYIVDGFPVNSDNDDLYVSGGLNEGGGAGNDTNKVRPNALSFINPNDIANIEILKDAAATAIYGSRGANGVVLITTKRGNIGKTKLNLNYSTGVQTIIRKIETLDGPEYVRRYTEREINGGVAPQNVRFNGSDKYHPVAEDAKTFNYQDLIYRPAITQDIALAFTGGNEKTKYLLSGKYVDQQGIMVESGYRDAQIRVNLDQKLGDFIDVKTNLLLSRSINKRVPAGAGFNYNTVTYALGQAPIHDPEWFDESTGLWYTDSKVSQQYTNPLKILQDIDDQIFTNRLLGNVQADFRITKSLTFTGSAGIDYSDATRKFYQKRTLTYFDSPVPNGQARINGVEAVRTNTNGYFTWTNSFGDHNLNVVGGGELISQTISNLNVSIEDFATDELGTENLGGGNIETAGLSNGKRKWQTVGFFGRMNYDFKSKYYASVNVRQDGSSVFGASNKWGFFPSLALAWRPTEEDFLKDQDFVSNLKLRASIGQTGNGSLDPYSAIGLWTIGGTYSYDDQIVNRVNLSRISNPDLKWETTTQYNVGLDARFLNGKLGFTFDYYLKDTEDLILPVVIPKSTGFDSSIQNLGELRNTGLEFGIDAALASTEDFSWNINANVSHIESKATNVGEGTNIDPNTQEPYIEVAKWNRRGGPRLYEGQPAGQIYGYVIEGVFRDQSQADNWPVDMDPQRNLHQEGFYIYKDINGDGIITDADQESLGTGQPDYIFGLTNRFKYKAFDLSLFLQGTTGSDIVMFYSGDADKAINSDFWTPDNRDALVAVNSSSNNSRKGLTFDNRQIQDGSYLRLKNIRLGYTFPDDIGLLGGLNIYLNASNLLTLTTYDGYNPDVNSGGGEAFSEGFDAGVYPLSRTYTLGLNFNF from the coding sequence ATGGAAAAAAAACCGAAACGAGGGGGAGCGGAAATGTTTACCCTGCGTAAAATTTTAAGAATCATGAGAATTACCTTTTTCTTGGTTATAGTGGCGATAAGCAGTGTTTTTGCGAACGATTCGTATGCGCAGCACAAAAAGCTATCACTAAAGATGACCGATGTGAGACTTGGTGAAGTTCTCGATAAAATAGAAAAGGAAAGTCAGTTTTACTTTTTGGCCAACCAAGAATCTATTGATCTTGAACGTCTAGTGGACATAGACGTAAGAAACCAGCCTATCAGCTCTATACTTGACTTGGTCTTGGAGCATACGAATATCCGGTATACGGTGATTGAAAAACAGATTGTTCTGACCAACTCCGAAATTCAAAGGATAGTTGAACCTCATATGTCGGCATTGGCGCAAAACGGCATTGCCGCTGTACGCCCTGTGAATACCATGGATATAGGCAAGAGTGCATTTTACCAGATAATCAGGGGAACGGTCATCGATGAAGGCGGACAACCATTGCCCGGGGTAAACGTTTTGGCAAAAGGTACGACTACGGGTACACAAACCGACTTTGACGGAAACTATTCGATAAATGTGCCCGAGGGAGCAACGACCTTAGTTTTTTCATTTATCGGCCTAAAGTCACAAGAAATCGCAATTAACGGGAAAACGGTGGTTAATGTTACCATGATCGAAGATGCTACTGCCTTGGATGAGGTGGTGCTTGTGGGGTATGGAGCGGTAAAGAGAAGTGACTTGACCGGATCAGTAGCTTCGATCAGTAGTAAAGACATAAGTGAGATCCCGACCAATACGGTCAGCAACCTTTTGCAAGGTAGGGCCGCAGGTGTTCAGGTTACTACTGGGGATGGCTCACCAGGTGGTGGGATCAACATTAGAATACGAGGTACCAGTACGATTACGGGATCTACGGAACCCCTTTATATTGTAGATGGCTTCCCGGTGAACAGTGATAATGATGACCTCTATGTTTCAGGAGGTCTGAACGAAGGTGGCGGAGCCGGAAACGATACGAACAAGGTTCGTCCCAATGCACTATCCTTTATCAACCCTAACGACATTGCCAATATCGAAATATTGAAGGATGCCGCAGCTACCGCTATTTACGGAAGTAGAGGTGCCAACGGGGTAGTTTTGATTACGACTAAGAGAGGGAATATCGGAAAGACAAAACTGAACTTGAACTATTCTACTGGGGTTCAGACCATAATCCGTAAAATAGAAACATTAGATGGCCCGGAATATGTAAGAAGATATACCGAACGTGAGATCAATGGGGGCGTTGCTCCTCAAAATGTAAGGTTCAATGGTTCCGATAAATACCACCCAGTGGCCGAAGATGCCAAAACCTTCAACTATCAAGACCTTATTTATCGTCCTGCCATTACCCAAGACATTGCACTGGCTTTTACGGGAGGTAATGAAAAAACAAAATATTTGCTATCTGGGAAATATGTGGATCAACAGGGGATCATGGTAGAGTCAGGTTATAGGGATGCCCAGATTAGGGTGAACCTTGACCAAAAATTGGGCGACTTTATAGACGTAAAAACGAATCTATTATTGAGTAGGTCGATCAATAAAAGAGTGCCAGCTGGTGCAGGTTTCAATTACAATACGGTAACCTATGCTTTGGGGCAGGCGCCTATTCATGACCCGGAATGGTTCGATGAATCGACCGGACTTTGGTATACGGATTCGAAGGTGAGTCAACAGTACACCAATCCATTGAAGATTTTACAGGATATAGACGACCAAATATTCACCAATAGACTTTTAGGTAACGTACAGGCCGATTTTAGAATAACAAAATCATTGACCTTTACAGGTAGTGCCGGTATAGATTATTCCGATGCCACAAGAAAATTCTACCAGAAAAGAACCTTGACCTATTTTGATTCACCTGTGCCAAATGGACAGGCAAGAATCAATGGGGTAGAGGCCGTTCGTACCAATACCAATGGTTATTTTACTTGGACCAATAGTTTTGGCGACCATAATCTAAATGTGGTAGGTGGGGGTGAATTGATATCCCAAACGATATCCAACCTCAATGTAAGTATTGAAGATTTTGCGACCGATGAATTGGGTACCGAAAACCTAGGTGGAGGTAATATTGAGACCGCAGGTTTGAGTAATGGAAAACGCAAGTGGCAAACCGTTGGCTTTTTCGGAAGGATGAACTATGATTTTAAAAGTAAGTACTACGCCAGCGTTAACGTAAGACAAGATGGCTCGTCTGTATTTGGGGCATCGAATAAATGGGGATTCTTTCCTTCCTTGGCCTTGGCATGGCGCCCGACCGAAGAAGATTTTCTTAAAGATCAAGACTTCGTTTCCAACTTGAAACTAAGGGCGAGTATCGGTCAAACCGGTAACGGTTCGCTTGATCCCTATAGTGCCATTGGCCTATGGACCATTGGTGGAACCTATAGCTATGACGACCAGATCGTAAATAGGGTTAACCTGTCAAGAATATCGAATCCTGATTTGAAATGGGAGACGACTACCCAATACAATGTTGGTCTAGATGCACGCTTCTTGAACGGAAAACTTGGTTTTACCTTTGATTACTACTTAAAGGATACCGAAGATTTGATCCTGCCTGTAGTTATACCTAAAAGTACCGGCTTCGATTCTTCCATTCAGAACTTGGGTGAATTGCGCAATACAGGATTGGAATTCGGTATAGACGCCGCCCTTGCCTCAACCGAAGACTTTTCATGGAACATTAATGCAAACGTATCCCATATAGAATCTAAAGCTACCAATGTAGGAGAGGGAACGAACATCGACCCCAACACACAGGAGCCTTATATTGAAGTAGCCAAATGGAACAGAAGGGGAGGACCACGTTTATACGAAGGACAGCCTGCCGGACAGATTTACGGATATGTAATTGAAGGGGTTTTCAGAGACCAGTCACAAGCCGATAACTGGCCTGTAGATATGGATCCTCAAAGAAACTTGCATCAAGAAGGTTTCTATATCTACAAGGATATTAATGGAGATGGTATAATTACCGATGCTGATCAAGAATCTTTGGGAACGGGACAACCTGATTATATTTTCGGGCTTACCAACCGTTTCAAATACAAGGCTTTCGACCTATCCTTATTTTTACAGGGAACCACTGGTTCAGATATTGTGATGTTTTACTCGGGTGATGCGGACAAGGCTATCAATTCCGATTTTTGGACTCCTGATAATAGGGATGCCTTGGTGGCCGTAAATAGTAGCAGCAACAATAGTAGAAAAGGGCTGACGTTCGACAACAGACAGATACAGGACGGTAGCTACCTTCGTCTGAAGAACATTCGTTTGGGATATACTTTCCCTGATGATATCGGTCTGTTAGGTGGACTGAACATTTATCTCAATGCATCCAACTTACTTACGCTTACGACTTACGACGGTTACAATCCCGATGTGAATTCAGGTGGAGGAGAAGCCTTTAGTGAAGGTTTTGACGCTGGGGTTTATCCGCTTTCTAGGACATATACGTTGGGCTTGAATTTTAACTTTTAA
- a CDS encoding RNA polymerase sigma-70 factor, whose amino-acid sequence MSTLKIVEECDQVSVINLKLGCDVAYRELFDRYNKRLYYFALGYLKSPVEAEGVVQDVFAKIWEKKENLKPDNSFKAYIFTIAYNLIKKNFIRRGRVRDYLASEGVQRGFDLSTTDQLDYNFTMERLKNLVAKMPKRRQETFIKSRFEGLPVKDIAVEMGISPKTVENQITLALKYLRVHLNGIEEPGVLEI is encoded by the coding sequence ATGAGCACTTTAAAAATAGTGGAAGAATGTGATCAAGTTTCAGTAATCAATCTCAAACTCGGATGTGATGTGGCCTATAGGGAACTGTTCGACCGATATAATAAAAGGCTGTATTATTTTGCCTTGGGGTATTTAAAATCGCCCGTAGAGGCCGAGGGGGTGGTGCAAGATGTCTTTGCTAAAATTTGGGAAAAGAAGGAAAACCTCAAACCTGACAATTCCTTTAAGGCCTATATCTTTACAATTGCCTATAATTTGATCAAGAAAAACTTCATAAGACGGGGGCGTGTACGCGATTATTTGGCATCGGAAGGTGTGCAGCGAGGCTTTGACCTGTCTACCACGGATCAATTGGATTACAATTTTACCATGGAAAGGTTGAAAAACCTGGTGGCCAAAATGCCAAAGAGAAGACAGGAGACGTTTATCAAAAGCCGTTTTGAAGGCCTTCCCGTAAAAGATATTGCCGTAGAGATGGGAATAAGTCCTAAAACCGTTGAAAACCAGATTACTTTGGCCTTAAAATACCTTCGCGTGCATTTGAACGGTATTGAAGAACCAGGGGTTCTAGAAATATAG